A genome region from Fusarium musae strain F31 chromosome 5, whole genome shotgun sequence includes the following:
- a CDS encoding hypothetical protein (EggNog:ENOG41): MAPFEGKVIAVTGAASGMGLATAKLLAERGATISLADINEEALKRAKASLPGGKHIYQVVDVSKSDSVDSWIKATLNTFGGLHGAVNMAGIIAEPVPLTEYSDEVWDKIFAVNTRGVFNCLRAELGAMSAGASIVSAASVFGQFGAPGHVAYCASKAAVIGLSRTAAKENAHIRVNCVSPGSVSTAMNEHDDEEHMKRSLSGTVQKRRADPVEVARVIAFLLGDEASFVTGAVYNVDGGWSEYLHVIRSLHGGELRLLVPSRKCLDI, encoded by the exons ATGGCGCCTTTTGAAGGAAAGGTG ATCGCTGTGACCGGCGCTGCCTCCGGCATGGGCCTGGCCACCGCAAAGCTCCTTGCTGAGAGGGGAGCTACAATTTCTCTAGCCGATATCAACGAAGAAGCACTCAAAAGGGCCAAAGCCTCCTTGCCGGGTGGCAAGCATATCTATCAAGTGGTAGACGTCAGCAAAAGCGACTCGGTGGACTCTTGGATTAAAGCGACTCTCAACACTTTTGGCGGCCTCCATGGTGCTGTGAACATGGCCGGTATCATTGCTGAGCCAGTGCCTCTCACCGAGTACAGCGATGAGGTCTGGGATAAGATATTTGCAGTCAATACGCGCGGAGTGTTCAACTGCCTACGAGCAGAGCTCGGAGCCATGTCCGCCGGTGCTAGCATT GTCTCAGCCGCCAGCGTGTTTGGCCAATTTGGTGCTCCGGGGCATGTCGCATACTGCGCAAGCAAAGCAGCTGTCATCGGCCTTTCGCGTACAGCTGCGAAAGAAAATGCTCATATTAGAGTCAATTGCGTCTCGCCTG GATCCGTGAGTACTGCTATGAATGAgcacgatgatgaagaacacATGAAGCGCAGTCTTTCAGGGACTGtgcagaagagaagagctgaTCCGGTCGAGGTTGCTCGGGTTATCGCGTTTTTACTCGGTGATGAGGCATCATTTGTGACTGGCGCCGTATATAATGTTGATGGTGGATGG TCCGAGTATCTTCATGTCATCCGCTCGTTACATGGTGGAGAGTTACGTCTGCTTGTACCAAGCCGAAAATGTCTAGACATCTAG
- a CDS encoding hypothetical protein (EggNog:ENOG41) gives MPSDYTESGEVLQADKTPMGLYAFEMYKDERCQSGSNSFSSFRATTSISVNSSMYNNMDIEKTPHTSMDENESCDSKSQGLAISPKPEALQHLSDEELAALEKRLRRKIDLRLLPCMILIYIMNYLDRVQERFWHTSLSIASAVAGFIISASTTVISPRYFGAMIMLPGIYSGFNMSMAWTANTNFRPVSKRAAALAFNNALATICSIYGSFLYPNGAEPRFILAFSVNAAMATIAIIASIALYLVLKRANRKLELKEAEEEAAGRHLPGSGFRYLT, from the exons ATGCCAAGCGACTACACAGAGTCTGGGGAAGTTCTCCAGGCTGATAAGACACCAATGGGTTTGTATGCATTCGAGATGTATAAAGACGAGCGATGCCAGTCAGGGTCGAACAGCTTCTCATCATTCAGGGCAACAACTTCTATTTCagtcaacagcagcatgtACAACAACATGGATATCGAGAAGACCCCTCACACCAGCATGGACGAAAACGAATCCTGCGACTCCAAGAGTCAGGGGCTGGCCATATCTCCTAAAcctgaagctcttcaacaccttTCTGATGAGGAACTCGCGGCTCTGGAGAAGCGTCTCAGGCGCAAGATCGACCTGCGTCTGCTTCCTTGCATGATCCTGATCTATATCATGAACTATCTGGATAG AGTTCAAGAGCGCTTCTGGCACACCAGTTTGTCTATTGCCTCTGCAGTCGCaggcttcatcatctcagcgTCTACCACTGTTATTAGCCCTCGTTACTTCGGCGCCATGATCATGTTGCCTGGTATCTACTCCGGCTTCAACATGTCCATGGCATGGACtgccaacaccaacttcCGCCCTGTGTCTAAACGAGCTGCGGCACTGGCATTCAACAACGCGCTAGCGACTATCTGCAGTATCTATGGATCCTTCCTGTACCCCAATGGCGCCGAGCCGCGTTTCATCCTTGCTTTCAGCGTCAACGCCGCCATGGCTACAATCGCTATCATTGCCAGTATTGCTCTTTATTTAGTTTTGAAGCGTGCCAACCGGAAGTTGGAACtcaaggaggctgaagaagaagctgctggACGACATCTCCCAGGATCTGGGTTCCGATACCTTACTTAA
- a CDS encoding hypothetical protein (EggNog:ENOG41) encodes MYGSQPSGEIATEQAETPTPPGSDLFEQAVALLYVSSEEPTTEDVEALNLMAFYSYSLNRWRMAYKYATQSLAVAKLLFLDRNPNLSASRQEVIVEHRKRLWWTSFCMERMVVAELGLAPAHAANKFDAGLPSSRDIPESEMDQSFDPSVQTLQTQICEIKCQIIESVGFRSGNYAIRAMAVLRYIAVLEGEGTFIYLIDLFNRGKHARFGYWDSVHAFSSLSIISIAKAIAPELAETSELNDEYLYTQCRLILKETAEAGNPAARDRNALLADLDSIVQMFTTNEDAGPIERPAEFEVPSLEFCESLWPDVDWLEFLNNCSQWA; translated from the exons ATGTATGGATCGCAGCCTTCGGGTGAGATTGCGACTGAACAGGCTGAAACCCCAACACCTCCCGGATCAGACTTGTTTGAACAAGCTGTTGCTTTGCTATACGTCTCATCAGAGGAGCCTACAACAGAAGATGTCGAGGCGTTGAATCTCATG GCTTTCTACTCTTACTCTTTGAATCGCTGGAGAATGGCCTACAAATACGCAACACAGAGCTTAGCAGTAGCCAAGCTCTTGTTTCTGGACAGGAATCCAAATCTATCTGCCTCTAGGCAAGAGGTTATAGTCGAACATCGAAAGCGCTTATGGTGGACATCCTTTTGCATGGAGAGAATGGTCGTGGCAGAGCTAGGACTGGCCCCAGCACACGCCGCGAATAAGTTCGATGCTGGGCTGCCTTCTTCACGAGACATACCCGAATCAGAAATGGATCAATCTTTCGATCCGAGTGTTCAGACATTGCAGACACAAATATGCGAGATCAAGTGCCAGATAATAGAATCTGTCG GTTTCAGATCTGGAAACTATGCTATTCGAGCTATGGCCGTGCTTCGATACATTGCGGTCTTGGAAGGAGAGGGTACCTTCATATATCTCATAGACCTCTTCAATCGCGGTAAACATG CGCGATTCGGTTATTGGGACTCAGTGCACGCTTTCAGTAgcctctccatcatctctaTTGCGAAGGCTATCGCTCCCGAGCTTGCCGAAACCTCGGAGCTTAATGATGAGTATCTCTACACCCAATGCCGCCTCATTTTGAAGGAAACGGCCGAAGCGGGTAATCCGGCTGCCAGAGATCGCAATGCCTTGCTAGCCGACTTGGACAGCATTGTCCAAATGTTCACAACCAATGAAGATGCCGGACCGATTGAAAGACCAGCAGAATTTGAGGTTCCGTCATTAGAGTTCTGCGAGAGCTTATGGCCTGATGTTGATTGGCTAGAATTCTTGAATAATTGCTCTCAGTGGGCATAA
- a CDS encoding hypothetical protein (EggNog:ENOG41) has product MTVTQIISTVIPSEPKPTNGLLVKGANSHQVTVTIATKRLEKDSLGQLELPDDVLYGINTFRAIENFPLSGRPIASWPDFIYAFAMIKQAAARANYEIGTIASEQAKAISEACEEVKTGVHDKHFAVDMMEGSGGTSTNMNVNEVIANIVAKNSGRALSDYTFVHPNDHVNMGQSTNDAVPSAMKLAVYRAMEGALGALQGLADAFAVKRQEYSTLLRLGRTCLQDAQPMTYGQALGAHEAVIRRHRQHLSMIRDSFLVLPMGGTAIGTGFGSKSGYKAAVFKYLSSSLGVAVQPCSDAFDGMQNMDTCARLSAELRNTANSLWKIANDMILLSSGPNGGIAEITLPPVQAGSSIMPGKVNPVIPIAVCQVALAITGNDAAVSMACQQGMLEINHYELLVCDRLFDSIQLLKSVSKTFAKRCVEGLVANKETSEKHLLGASALATALVPSLGYAKVSSIVRSALAEERPFLDVVVERGLLRQDDVLGVLERSVFIE; this is encoded by the exons ATGACGGTCACTCAAATCATCTCGACC GTTATTCCTAGCGAGCCCAAGCCAACGAACGGCTTACTCGTCAAAGGAGCCAACAGTCACCAAGTCACCGTAACCATCGCAACAAAGCGCCTTGAAAAAGACAGTCTCGGTCAGCTTGAACTCCCAGACGATGTTCTCTACGGTATCAACACATTTCGCGCCATCGAAAACTTCCCTCTATCAGGACGACCCATCGCCAGCTGGCCAGACTTCATCTACGCATTTGCTATGATCAAGCAAGCAGCAGCCCGTGCTAATTATGAAATCGGTACCATCGCATCTGAGCAGGCCAAAGCTATTTCGGAGGCATGCGAAGAGGTCAAAACTGGGGTCCATGACAAGCATTTTGCAGTTGACATGATGGAGGGATCCGGTGGTACTTCTACCAACATGAATGTCAATGAAGTCATCGCCAACATCGTTGCCAAGAATTCAGGCCGAGCTCTTTCCGACTACACGTTTGTTCACCCCAACGATCATGTCAACATGGGACAATCTACAAATGATGCTGTGCCATCAGCTATGAAGCTTGCTGTGTACCGTGCCATGGAGGGTGCTTTGGGTGCTCTCCAAGGGCTTGCAGACGCATTTGCTGTGAAGCGCCAGGAGTACTCAACTCTTCTCCGTCTTGGACGGACTTGTCTTCAGGATGCTCAGCCTATGACCTATGGTCAGGCTCTTGGTGCTCATGAGGCGGTCATCCGAAGACACCGACAACACCTCAGCATGATCCGTGATTCATTTCTTGTGCTCCCGATGGGCGGCACTGCGATTGGCACTGGATTCGGCTCTAAGTCTGGATACAAGGCAGCAGTCTTCAAGTATCTTTCCTCATCGCTGGGTGTTGCAGTGCAGCCATGTAGCGACGCCTTTGATGGGATGCAGAACATGGACACTTGTGCACGTCTCTCAGCCGAGCTGCGCAACACTGCCAATAGCTTGTGGAAGATCGCGAACGACATGATTCTGCTCTCTTCGGGGCCTAATGGCGGTATTGCAGAGATTACTCTCCCACCCGTGCAGGCTGGCTCTTCCATCATGCCCGGCAAGGTCAATCCCGTCATTCCAATCGCGGTCTGTCAAGTAGCGTTGGCCATCACTGGAAATGATGCCGCTGTTTCCATGGCATGCCAACAGGGAATGTTGGAGATCAACCACTATGAGCTTTTGGTTTGCGACCGACTTTTCGACAGCatacagcttctcaagagtgTTTCCAAGACATTCGCCAAGCGATGCGTCGAGGGCCTTGTCGCAAACAAGGAGACGTCAGAGAAGCATCTTCTTGGCGCGAGTGCACTTGCAACAGCGCTTGTCCCGAGCCTTGGGTACGCCAAAGTGTCAAGCATCGTGAGATCGGCTCTGGCTGAAGAGCGCCCGTTTCTGGACGTGGTGGTAGAGCGGGGTTTGTTGAGGCAGGATGATGTTTTGGGTGTTCTGGAGCGTTCGGTTTTCATTGAGTAA